A window of Tautonia plasticadhaerens contains these coding sequences:
- a CDS encoding alpha/beta fold hydrolase, with product MPRPSIYWSEAGRRAVRSWYEDRLADFPVPVESTFVDTRFGPTHVLRAGPVDGPPLVVLHGLDLNAAAMVGLVAPLAGRRRVLAIDTIGDPGLSAEVRPRRSGPAYADWLADVLDGLGLDGPVDLAGFSFGGWIILKLASYNPGRIARLALIGGGGLTWLRLRGQLVMAGAMLRHFAVGSGRSLRAAVRPLYGPGLEADPHIARLLGLAFRHVRPDPTLAWLPPHKPGTLDHLPAPAFVCCGVHDVFFDAHLLIDNARRLLPGLRVFESLPGQGHIPDPDALLALALRIEAFLDAGAARPGSE from the coding sequence ATGCCCCGACCGTCGATCTACTGGTCCGAGGCCGGCCGACGGGCCGTCCGATCCTGGTACGAGGACCGCCTGGCGGACTTCCCCGTGCCGGTGGAGTCGACCTTCGTCGACACCCGGTTCGGCCCCACCCACGTCCTCCGCGCCGGGCCCGTCGACGGCCCCCCCCTGGTCGTCCTGCACGGCCTGGATTTGAACGCGGCGGCGATGGTCGGGCTCGTCGCCCCGCTCGCCGGCCGCAGGAGGGTCCTGGCGATCGACACCATCGGCGACCCCGGCCTCAGCGCCGAGGTCAGGCCCCGGCGCTCCGGCCCGGCCTACGCCGACTGGCTCGCCGACGTGCTCGACGGCCTCGGCCTCGACGGGCCGGTCGACCTCGCCGGGTTCTCCTTCGGCGGCTGGATCATCCTCAAGCTCGCCTCCTACAATCCGGGACGGATCGCCCGGCTCGCCCTGATCGGCGGCGGCGGGCTGACCTGGCTGCGGCTCCGGGGGCAGCTCGTCATGGCCGGGGCGATGCTCCGGCACTTCGCCGTCGGGTCGGGCCGGAGCCTCCGGGCCGCCGTCCGGCCGCTCTACGGGCCGGGCCTGGAGGCCGACCCCCACATCGCCCGGCTGCTCGGCCTGGCCTTCCGGCACGTCCGCCCCGACCCCACCCTCGCCTGGCTCCCCCCCCACAAACCCGGGACCCTCGACCACCTCCCGGCCCCGGCCTTCGTCTGCTGCGGCGTGCACGACGTCTTCTTCGACGCCCACCTCCTGATCGACAACGCCCGTCGCCTCCTGCCCGGGCTCCGGGTCTTCGAGTCCCTCCCCGGGCAGGGGCACATCCCCGACCCCGACGCCCTGCTCGCCCTCGCCCTCCGGATCGAGGCCTTCCTCGACGCCGGGGCCGCCCGACCCGGCTCGGAGTGA
- the amrA gene encoding AmmeMemoRadiSam system protein A — MNTTNPPDLPLSADRRERLLRLARLAVSSAVADGVPEPPPRDDPELLRRRAAFVTLRSRGSGELRGCKGEATARRALVDSVISGAVGAATDDPRFRPASVDEVPGLRIEISALTEPRPILPDRIELGRHGLILARGGRPLGLLLPQVPAQHGMDVAGFLEALGRKARVPRARWADDPSLVLLGFEAEVWAEPDPTPGG, encoded by the coding sequence GTGAACACGACGAATCCCCCCGATCTTCCGCTGTCGGCCGATCGGCGGGAGCGGCTGCTCCGCCTGGCCCGCCTCGCCGTCTCTTCGGCGGTGGCCGACGGCGTCCCGGAGCCTCCCCCGCGAGACGACCCGGAGCTGCTCCGCAGGAGGGCCGCCTTCGTGACGCTCCGGAGCCGAGGCTCGGGGGAGTTGCGCGGCTGCAAGGGGGAGGCGACGGCGCGGAGGGCCCTGGTGGACTCGGTGATCTCCGGGGCGGTCGGCGCGGCCACCGACGACCCCCGCTTCCGGCCGGCCTCGGTCGACGAGGTGCCGGGGCTCCGGATCGAGATCAGCGCCCTGACCGAGCCCCGGCCGATCCTCCCGGATCGGATCGAGCTGGGCCGTCACGGGCTGATCCTCGCCCGGGGCGGCCGGCCGCTCGGGCTGCTGCTCCCCCAGGTGCCGGCACAGCACGGGATGGACGTCGCCGGCTTCCTGGAGGCCCTGGGCCGGAAGGCCCGGGTCCCCCGTGCCCGCTGGGCCGACGACCCCTCCCTCGTCCTGCTCGGCTTCGAGGCCGAGGTCTGGGCCGAGCCCGACCCGACGCCGGGAGGCTGA
- a CDS encoding S1C family serine protease — MSLRLALPADLPTDDGPAESPSPSTSIPTAPTLSTDFGLLDAYSRAVVAAVDRVSPSVVHIDARRDPKPGRPRQRGGGGGSGSGFLITSTGYILTNSHVIHEADRVEATLADGRALPADLVGDDPETDLAIVRVHAEGLVPAELGDSQAVRPGQLAIAVGHPFGFQGTVTAGVVSALGRSLRAQSGRLIDDVLQTDAALNPGNSGGPLVDSRGAVIGVNTATIVAAQGICFAIAINTARFVAGRLIRDGRVRRSRIGAAVQAVSLPAGLLDGRPASKAGDDGAVLISSIEPGGPAERAGLVEGDLIVGFDGHPIAGIDDLHRLLTEDRVGVRVPVRVLRRPRVLVVQLTPEEARPAA, encoded by the coding sequence ATGAGTCTCCGCCTCGCCCTGCCCGCCGACCTGCCGACCGACGACGGCCCGGCCGAATCGCCTTCCCCGTCGACCTCGATCCCGACGGCCCCGACCTTGTCGACCGACTTCGGGCTGCTCGACGCCTACTCCCGGGCCGTGGTCGCCGCCGTCGACCGCGTCTCCCCCTCGGTGGTCCACATCGACGCCCGGCGCGACCCGAAGCCCGGCCGGCCCCGGCAGCGGGGAGGAGGCGGGGGCAGCGGCTCCGGCTTCCTGATCACCTCGACCGGCTACATCCTCACCAACAGCCACGTGATCCACGAGGCCGACCGCGTCGAGGCCACGCTGGCCGACGGCCGGGCCCTGCCGGCCGACCTCGTCGGCGACGACCCGGAGACCGACCTCGCCATCGTCCGGGTCCACGCCGAGGGGCTCGTCCCGGCCGAACTCGGCGACTCGCAGGCCGTCCGCCCCGGGCAGCTCGCCATCGCCGTCGGCCACCCGTTCGGCTTCCAGGGGACGGTGACCGCCGGGGTGGTCAGCGCCCTGGGGCGTTCGCTCCGGGCGCAGTCGGGCCGGCTGATCGACGACGTGCTCCAGACCGACGCCGCGCTCAACCCCGGCAACTCCGGCGGCCCGCTGGTCGACTCACGAGGGGCCGTCATCGGCGTGAACACGGCGACGATCGTGGCGGCGCAGGGCATCTGCTTCGCCATCGCCATCAACACCGCCCGGTTCGTCGCCGGCCGCCTGATCCGGGACGGCCGGGTCCGTCGCAGCCGGATCGGCGCCGCCGTGCAGGCCGTCTCCCTGCCCGCCGGCCTGCTCGACGGCCGCCCCGCCTCGAAGGCCGGCGACGACGGGGCCGTGCTCATCTCCTCCATCGAGCCCGGCGGCCCCGCCGAACGCGCCGGGCTGGTCGAGGGGGACCTGATCGTCGGCTTCGACGGCCACCCGATCGCCGGCATCGACGACCTGCACCGCCTCCTGACCGAGGACCGCGTCGGCGTCCGGGTCCCGGTCCGCGTGCTGAGACGCCCCCGGGTCCTGGTGGTGCAGCTCACGCCGGAGGAGGCTCGCCCGGCGGCGTGA
- a CDS encoding DUF6655 family protein: MPFRLARQPARFPPTILAAMLLAAGLGSGCGSIRMSDTSRTATEQLLLTQAWDTAIGAVDFGPLVGPPVFLDTENLSGVDTGWMTYRIRESMARQGVILVDDREEAVCVVEAGAAVYGTDSSSCLIGMPSNGIVASAAGARGLELPEVALAKKTEQYGVSRLAMFARDLPSGKIVWESGTVQADSYLKNASILGLPMRSGTIEHPADRRKKHKIARMLGWLRPHRHEGHEP, encoded by the coding sequence ATGCCCTTCCGCCTCGCGAGGCAGCCCGCGCGATTCCCCCCGACGATCCTCGCGGCGATGCTGCTCGCGGCCGGGCTGGGCTCGGGATGCGGGTCGATCCGGATGAGCGACACGTCGAGGACGGCGACGGAGCAACTGTTGCTCACCCAGGCATGGGACACCGCCATCGGCGCCGTCGACTTCGGCCCGCTGGTCGGCCCGCCGGTCTTCCTGGACACGGAGAACCTCTCGGGCGTCGACACGGGCTGGATGACCTACCGGATCCGGGAGTCGATGGCCCGGCAGGGGGTCATCCTGGTGGACGACCGGGAGGAGGCGGTCTGCGTGGTCGAGGCCGGGGCCGCCGTCTACGGGACCGACTCCAGCTCCTGCCTGATCGGGATGCCGAGCAACGGCATCGTCGCCTCGGCGGCGGGGGCGAGGGGGCTCGAGCTGCCCGAGGTCGCCCTGGCCAAGAAGACCGAGCAGTACGGCGTCAGCCGGCTGGCGATGTTCGCCCGGGACCTGCCCTCCGGCAAGATCGTCTGGGAGTCGGGCACGGTCCAGGCCGACTCCTACCTGAAGAACGCCAGCATCCTCGGCCTGCCGATGCGATCCGGCACCATCGAGCACCCGGCCGACCGCCGCAAGAAGCACAAGATCGCCCGGATGCTGGGCTGGCTCCGGCCGCACCGACACGAAGGGCATGAACCCTGA
- a CDS encoding COG1361 family protein, protein MHILKRHAFSCLAAVAASLVAASPSTAQSSNVDLYFPTGEESSSLLMIRAEAPPEVRVGQQFEYNLTVRNITENVTLEDIRIRHDGSEYVSVEGSQVGQQGQQAQNQGQGQQAQNQGQQAQRQGGDNANVPVEERPQGQQAQQAQQGQGHEGHQGQQGQQGQGQQGQGEGIQIGELTPGQGKTVRIRAVAEQEGNAGVCFRVAYTPTVCLVTRITKPEIQVTKAVPERADICQPLRFRYTVTNTGTADVQNVVVSDDLPDGLQVEGGEAAIRREIGNLPAGETEEFDVELCALRTGRFTSRAVAQSGELRAQSNSPTTQVVAARLSTELEGPDAQYLNQPATYRVTVRNDGDGPALDTVLEVDVDERTRLIRTSRTSLNSVDPKQADDRTLTWAIGTLEPGQETAVSFTVNLNRVPQGAEARQPQGEQAQQGQQSEGSESYRFRHVAEVTSRCADAEMCADEEVRKYASASANLDVELVTLPALLLELVDRYDQVTVGENVDYVLTVINQGSGADNNVQLTVTLPDSLEYVSADGKTQAQNDGQAVTFQPIETLAPGEEARYEIIAKANRAGQISTNAELTSDFLQVPAREAEPTVLIGGEGATTTRSSNDQGQGQNNNQGQGNNNQGQGNNQNQGNNNQGSGDTKKGDN, encoded by the coding sequence ATGCACATCCTGAAACGACACGCCTTTTCCTGCCTTGCGGCCGTGGCCGCGTCCCTGGTCGCCGCCTCCCCCTCGACGGCCCAGTCGTCGAACGTCGACCTTTACTTCCCGACCGGCGAGGAGTCGTCCAGCCTGCTGATGATCCGCGCCGAGGCGCCGCCCGAGGTCCGCGTCGGACAGCAATTCGAGTACAATCTGACGGTCCGGAACATCACCGAGAACGTCACGCTCGAAGATATCCGCATTCGTCACGACGGGTCCGAGTACGTCTCGGTCGAGGGCTCCCAGGTCGGCCAGCAGGGCCAGCAAGCCCAGAACCAGGGCCAGGGCCAGCAAGCCCAGAACCAGGGCCAGCAGGCCCAGCGGCAGGGCGGCGACAACGCCAACGTGCCCGTCGAGGAGCGTCCTCAGGGCCAGCAGGCCCAGCAGGCCCAGCAGGGTCAGGGGCACGAGGGACATCAGGGCCAGCAGGGCCAGCAGGGCCAGGGCCAGCAGGGCCAGGGCGAGGGGATCCAGATCGGCGAGCTGACCCCGGGCCAGGGCAAGACGGTCCGCATCCGGGCCGTGGCCGAGCAGGAGGGGAACGCGGGCGTCTGCTTCCGCGTCGCCTACACCCCGACGGTCTGCCTGGTCACCCGGATCACCAAGCCGGAGATCCAGGTCACCAAGGCCGTGCCCGAGCGGGCCGACATCTGCCAGCCGCTGCGGTTCCGCTACACGGTGACGAACACCGGCACCGCCGACGTGCAGAACGTCGTCGTCTCCGATGACCTGCCCGACGGCCTCCAGGTCGAGGGCGGCGAGGCGGCCATCCGCCGCGAGATCGGCAACCTGCCCGCCGGCGAGACCGAGGAATTCGACGTCGAGCTGTGCGCCCTCCGCACCGGCCGGTTCACCAGCCGGGCCGTCGCCCAGAGCGGCGAGCTGCGGGCCCAGTCCAACAGCCCGACCACCCAGGTCGTCGCCGCCCGGCTCTCGACCGAGCTGGAGGGCCCCGACGCCCAGTACCTCAACCAGCCGGCCACCTACCGGGTCACCGTCCGCAACGACGGCGACGGCCCGGCGCTCGACACCGTGCTGGAGGTCGACGTCGACGAGCGGACCCGGCTGATCCGCACCAGCCGGACCAGCCTCAACTCCGTCGACCCCAAGCAGGCCGACGACCGCACCCTGACCTGGGCCATCGGTACGCTGGAGCCGGGCCAGGAGACCGCCGTCAGCTTCACCGTCAACCTCAACCGCGTCCCCCAGGGTGCCGAGGCCCGGCAGCCCCAGGGCGAGCAGGCGCAGCAGGGACAGCAGAGCGAGGGCTCGGAGTCCTACCGCTTCCGCCACGTCGCCGAGGTCACCTCGCGGTGTGCCGACGCCGAGATGTGCGCCGACGAGGAGGTCCGCAAGTACGCCTCCGCCTCGGCCAACCTCGACGTCGAACTCGTCACGCTCCCGGCCCTGCTGCTGGAGCTGGTCGACCGCTACGACCAGGTCACCGTGGGCGAGAACGTCGACTACGTGCTCACCGTCATCAACCAGGGTTCGGGCGCGGACAACAACGTCCAGCTGACCGTCACCCTGCCGGACTCGCTCGAGTACGTCAGCGCCGACGGCAAGACCCAGGCCCAGAACGACGGCCAGGCGGTCACCTTCCAGCCGATCGAGACCCTCGCCCCGGGCGAGGAGGCGCGCTATGAGATCATCGCCAAGGCCAACCGGGCCGGGCAGATCAGCACCAACGCCGAGCTGACCAGCGACTTCCTCCAGGTCCCGGCCCGGGAGGCCGAGCCCACCGTCCTGATCGGCGGCGAGGGCGCGACCACCACCCGCTCCTCCAACGACCAGGGGCAGGGACAGAACAACAACCAGGGCCAGGGCAACAACAACCAGGGCCAGGGCAATAACCAGAATCAGGGCAATAACAACCAGGGAAGCGGCGACACCAAGAAGGGCGACAACTGA
- a CDS encoding ICP22 family protein: MRTIVLSFTLLAASAMMALPGCSPGRDEVVPPEGGAAASASGGSAFPVVPYLPDASYIVVAILVGLILAVAFQLLLTSLSVAAGISMLGPLDEEDGGKSGGRKRRGNASVLPSAEEVGEEAREITGAFGLWAAITTAISLFAACWLAGELGLIRRQAALDDDVQGPVNALLGALIGLTTWGLFYTLLTTMEGMAITSAVGSLIRTAMAGFKSVASATTSLFEPSAKQQASDMAEGMTKAVADVLQRDGDAQRLKRDLRDYLRELKPRPLDPGAVRRQVAGLLDDLELHAVSAGGDGPVIDVEGVVADLRSRGALGPEAVESVRRGLSEAFDVARAEASDPDKGPAESAIDAAQRLSGKSRRSAEAGRRRLEQYLGRTDLPELDPEGIKRDLTRLFTEPRAGAAALRSRVAMMDRETVRSLLEARSDVSPEQADRILDAVQGVVSSITGLADTGRDELDTRLSRAEGGAEAVRRRAERKLRSYFDSLGQPELDYDGIKDDVALLFHDPQAGAEALKARWQAMDRDALRAVIASSRSDLDEDDAEALLSRLESVRDEALSQADKLKSKARRELKRVRREALEQAEEIRKVAADAAWWAFGTAAVSGAAAIVGGVLGATELSGDDGRVRRVEVAPLSPQAGPDGAGGGVGPGPSVPAPPPEGAGPAPAGAARIPVAERPEGVGRGDRPAGDDPAFDAVTQTVPPVGGEPATGGEVQVEDEPAPTGAAEPPAAGGEQGPSPGGGDRSNQPRPGEQPGSGDEPPGEPRIPVGDEPGEPQLD; this comes from the coding sequence ATGCGCACGATCGTCCTGTCATTCACCCTGCTGGCCGCCTCGGCGATGATGGCCCTTCCGGGCTGCTCGCCGGGGAGGGATGAAGTCGTCCCCCCCGAGGGCGGAGCGGCCGCCTCGGCATCGGGAGGCTCGGCGTTCCCGGTGGTCCCCTACCTGCCGGACGCCTCCTACATCGTCGTGGCGATCCTCGTGGGGCTGATCCTGGCGGTGGCCTTCCAGCTGCTGCTGACCAGCCTGTCGGTGGCCGCCGGCATCTCGATGCTCGGCCCGCTCGACGAGGAGGACGGCGGCAAGTCCGGCGGCCGCAAACGGCGGGGGAACGCCTCGGTGCTGCCGTCGGCCGAGGAGGTCGGCGAGGAGGCCAGGGAGATCACCGGGGCCTTCGGCCTCTGGGCGGCGATCACCACGGCGATCTCCCTGTTCGCCGCCTGCTGGCTGGCCGGGGAGCTGGGGCTGATCCGGCGCCAGGCGGCGCTGGACGACGACGTGCAGGGTCCCGTCAACGCCCTGCTCGGCGCCCTGATCGGCCTGACCACCTGGGGCCTCTTCTACACGCTGCTCACCACGATGGAGGGCATGGCGATCACCTCGGCCGTCGGCTCGCTGATCCGCACGGCGATGGCCGGGTTCAAGTCGGTGGCCTCGGCGACCACGTCGCTCTTCGAGCCCTCGGCCAAGCAGCAGGCGAGCGACATGGCCGAGGGGATGACCAAGGCCGTGGCCGACGTCCTCCAGCGGGACGGCGACGCCCAGCGCCTGAAGCGGGACCTGCGCGACTACCTCCGGGAGCTGAAGCCCCGCCCCCTGGACCCGGGCGCCGTCCGACGCCAGGTCGCCGGCCTGCTGGACGACCTGGAACTGCACGCCGTCTCCGCCGGCGGCGACGGGCCGGTCATCGACGTCGAGGGGGTCGTGGCCGACCTCCGGAGCCGGGGAGCCCTCGGGCCCGAGGCCGTGGAGTCGGTCCGCCGGGGCCTCTCCGAGGCCTTCGACGTGGCCCGGGCCGAGGCGTCCGACCCGGACAAGGGCCCCGCCGAGTCGGCCATCGACGCCGCACAGCGCCTCTCGGGCAAGTCCAGGCGCTCCGCCGAGGCCGGCCGGCGTCGGCTGGAGCAATACCTCGGCCGCACCGACCTGCCCGAGTTGGATCCCGAGGGGATCAAGCGCGACCTGACCCGCCTGTTCACCGAGCCCCGGGCCGGCGCCGCCGCGCTGCGGTCCCGGGTCGCCATGATGGACCGGGAGACCGTCCGATCGCTGCTGGAGGCCCGATCCGACGTCAGCCCGGAGCAGGCCGACCGGATCCTCGACGCGGTCCAGGGCGTCGTCTCCTCCATCACCGGGCTGGCCGACACCGGCCGGGACGAGCTGGACACCCGACTCTCCCGGGCCGAGGGCGGGGCCGAGGCCGTCCGTCGCCGGGCCGAGCGGAAACTGCGCTCCTACTTCGATTCGCTCGGCCAGCCCGAGCTGGACTACGACGGCATCAAGGACGACGTCGCCCTGCTGTTCCACGACCCCCAGGCCGGGGCCGAGGCGCTCAAGGCACGCTGGCAGGCGATGGACCGGGACGCCCTGCGGGCCGTCATCGCCTCCAGTCGGTCCGACCTGGACGAGGACGACGCCGAGGCCCTGCTCTCTCGGCTCGAATCGGTCCGGGACGAGGCGTTGTCCCAGGCCGACAAGCTGAAGTCGAAGGCCCGACGCGAGCTGAAGCGCGTCCGCCGGGAGGCGCTGGAGCAAGCCGAGGAGATCCGCAAGGTCGCCGCCGACGCCGCCTGGTGGGCCTTCGGCACGGCGGCCGTCTCGGGGGCCGCGGCCATCGTCGGCGGCGTGCTGGGGGCCACGGAGCTGTCCGGCGACGACGGCCGAGTCCGTCGCGTCGAGGTCGCCCCCCTCTCCCCCCAGGCCGGGCCTGACGGGGCGGGAGGGGGCGTCGGGCCCGGGCCGTCGGTGCCTGCCCCCCCGCCCGAGGGAGCCGGGCCGGCCCCGGCCGGTGCGGCGCGGATCCCCGTCGCCGAGCGGCCGGAGGGCGTCGGGCGGGGCGACCGCCCCGCCGGCGACGACCCGGCGTTCGACGCCGTCACGCAGACCGTCCCCCCCGTCGGTGGCGAGCCGGCGACGGGGGGTGAGGTCCAGGTCGAGGACGAGCCCGCGCCGACCGGCGCCGCCGAGCCGCCCGCCGCCGGGGGGGAACAGGGCCCCTCCCCTGGGGGAGGCGACCGGAGCAACCAGCCTCGCCCCGGCGAGCAGCCGGGCTCGGGCGACGAGCCGCCCGGCGAGCCGAGAATCCCCGTGGGCGACGAACCGGGCGAGCCCCAGCTCGATTGA
- the thiD gene encoding bifunctional hydroxymethylpyrimidine kinase/phosphomethylpyrimidine kinase: MPEQTVCLSIAGSDPSGGAGIQADLKTFAALGVYGAAAITAMTAQNTTGVQGVRLVDPAFVAQQVESVFDDLPVSGVKTGMLGTSAIIAAVAEAIEAQLGRTPGLRVVVDPVMVARSGDPLLDPKAVLVLRDRLLPLAHVVTPNRHEASLLTGLGPIESADDLRRTALALFELVGRRPVLVKGGQAIDGALDLLVDGHGSEYPMAIAGAPIVTRSTHGSGCTLSAAIAALLGKGHSLREACSGAKQYVYGAIEHAPGLGRGHGPLDHLWLRRIDERTRVRGGGLG, from the coding sequence ATGCCCGAGCAGACCGTCTGCCTGTCGATCGCCGGCAGCGACCCCAGCGGGGGGGCCGGCATCCAGGCCGACTTGAAGACGTTCGCGGCCCTGGGGGTGTACGGCGCCGCCGCGATCACGGCGATGACGGCCCAGAACACGACCGGGGTGCAGGGAGTCCGGCTCGTCGACCCGGCCTTCGTGGCCCAGCAGGTCGAATCGGTCTTCGACGACCTGCCGGTGTCGGGCGTGAAGACGGGGATGCTCGGCACCTCGGCGATCATCGCGGCGGTGGCCGAGGCGATCGAGGCGCAGCTCGGCCGGACGCCGGGGCTCCGCGTGGTGGTCGACCCGGTGATGGTCGCCCGCAGCGGCGATCCCCTGCTCGACCCCAAGGCCGTGCTCGTGCTCCGCGACCGCCTCCTGCCGCTGGCCCACGTCGTGACGCCCAACCGGCACGAGGCGAGCCTGCTGACCGGCCTCGGGCCGATCGAGTCGGCCGACGACCTTCGGAGGACGGCCCTGGCGCTGTTCGAGCTGGTCGGCCGCCGGCCGGTGCTGGTGAAGGGGGGCCAGGCGATCGACGGGGCGCTGGACCTGCTGGTCGACGGCCACGGCTCCGAGTACCCAATGGCGATCGCCGGGGCCCCGATCGTCACCCGGTCGACCCACGGCTCCGGCTGCACGCTCTCGGCGGCCATCGCCGCCCTGCTGGGCAAGGGGCACTCGCTGCGGGAGGCCTGCTCGGGCGCGAAGCAATACGTCTACGGGGCGATCGAGCACGCCCCCGGGCTCGGCCGGGGGCACGGCCCGCTCGACCACCTCTGGCTGCGCCGGATCGACGAGCGGACGAGGGTCCGGGGCGGCGGCCTCGGCTGA
- a CDS encoding DNA integrity scanning protein DisA nucleotide-binding domain protein encodes MTPPSTLNKATTSLLEMACSAVDQLSAAGLLLLPDGNLDWESVREVAGQTRVLVAVSERQMEAVSGAGLVPVEVEATDAGIVERITLALIESVANDLLRSGARIVVVYAAFDSELDSISTIRLGERLERLSSRDLRALETSVPFETLKAIVDIAVAVGREGREGKPVGTLIVVGDTREVLSRSRTLGFDPVKGYKRKERNIRDARVREAIKEIAQLDGAIVVSRDGTVEAACQMIDAPTAGLSLPKGMGTRHWTAAAITKVTTAVAVAVSESTGTVRLFQNGELVLRIAPIGRARALKWTEPETEPPPPRAEKGG; translated from the coding sequence GTGACGCCGCCCAGCACCCTGAACAAGGCGACGACCAGCCTGCTGGAGATGGCCTGCTCGGCCGTCGACCAGCTCTCGGCCGCCGGCCTGCTGCTGCTGCCGGACGGCAACCTCGACTGGGAGTCCGTCCGGGAGGTCGCCGGCCAGACCCGGGTGCTCGTCGCCGTGTCGGAGCGGCAGATGGAGGCCGTCTCCGGCGCCGGGCTGGTACCCGTCGAGGTGGAGGCGACCGACGCGGGGATCGTCGAGCGGATCACCCTGGCCCTGATCGAGTCGGTCGCCAACGACCTGCTCCGCTCCGGGGCCCGGATCGTCGTCGTCTACGCCGCGTTCGACTCCGAGCTGGACTCCATCAGCACGATCCGCCTGGGGGAGCGGCTGGAGCGGCTCAGCTCCCGGGACCTGAGGGCGCTGGAGACGAGCGTCCCGTTCGAGACGCTCAAGGCGATCGTGGACATCGCCGTCGCCGTGGGGCGGGAGGGGCGCGAGGGGAAGCCCGTCGGCACCCTGATCGTCGTCGGCGACACCCGAGAGGTCCTCTCCCGGTCCCGCACCCTGGGCTTCGACCCGGTGAAGGGTTACAAGCGCAAGGAGCGGAACATCCGGGACGCCCGGGTCCGGGAGGCGATCAAGGAGATCGCCCAGCTCGACGGCGCCATCGTCGTCTCCCGGGACGGCACGGTCGAGGCCGCCTGCCAGATGATCGACGCCCCCACCGCCGGGCTCTCCCTGCCCAAGGGGATGGGCACCCGGCACTGGACCGCCGCGGCGATCACCAAGGTCACCACCGCCGTGGCCGTGGCCGTCAGCGAGTCGACCGGCACCGTCCGCCTGTTCCAGAACGGCGAGCTGGTGCTCCGGATCGCCCCCATCGGCCGCGCCCGGGCCCTGAAGTGGACCGAGCCCGAGACCGAGCCCCCTCCCCCCCGGGCCGAGAAGGGGGGCTGA